From a region of the Triticum aestivum cultivar Chinese Spring chromosome 7D, IWGSC CS RefSeq v2.1, whole genome shotgun sequence genome:
- the LOC123168111 gene encoding DEAD-box ATP-dependent RNA helicase 42 — translation MSSGDDDRVTFSKHHHRDKDKDRDHSSSRRHRDKDRPSSRHHRDDRDGERERERDRDRDRHHRDKERDREERKARERAEKEREKEEKREKEREREREEREMEKERERARRREERDREKEKSRRREAVDEENEDRDRDRKRRRRSLHRHHHRDVEPEETPLSREEEEDAEEVERRRQKKEEDMEAEQQRLDDEMERRRRRVKEWQEKKRREQQQEDGASGGAAAIEADGGGKSGKKWTLDGEESDEEDVKKLEENAGTGAMDVDLPNMDNGSNSGAGLEEDEIDPLDAFMDSMVLPVVAKLESATTATESVLADNAGGLNDKGVKDATSNEDKKRQMMAIGRIMQGDDSDSDYDDANNGEAGSDDEDDAEFIKRVKKTKAEKLVIVDHSKIDYQPFRKNFYIEVKDIKNMPAEEAAAYRKLLELKVHGKDVPKPIKTWIQSGLTSKLLDTIKKLGFEKPMPIQAQALPVIMSGRDCIGVAKTGSGKTLAFVLPMLRHVKDQPPVVPGDGPIGLIMAPTRELVVQIYSDIKKFSKVLGINCVPIYGGSGVAQQISELKRGAEIVVCTPGRMIDILCTSSGKITNLRRVTFLVLDEADRMFDMGFEPQITRIVQNTRPDRQTVLFSATFPRQVEILARKVLTKPVEIQMGGRSVVNKDITQLVEVRPESERFFRLLELLGEWFANGKILVFVQSQDKCDSLLKELFQHGYPCLSLHGGKDQNDRESTLADFKSNVCSLLIATSVAARGLDVKDLELVVNYDVTNHYEDYVHRVGRTGRAGRKGCAVTFISEEEERYAPDLVKALELSEQAVPEDLKALADRFMSKVKQGTEQAHGTGYGGSGFKFNEEEEEARKSAKRAQAREYGYEEDKSDSDSDDEGGVRKQGGDVAAQAIAAAQAAAALAAARATSNAQQQVPATTAGSLLPLPVAPNQQNNEATQRALDAAYNLQKNLARIQAHAVPEHYEAELEINDFPQNARWKITHKETLVPIQEWTGAAITTRGTFIPQGKIVGANERKLYLFIEGPNESSVKKAKAELKRVLEDCANQALNLPGSAQTGKYSVL, via the coding sequence ATGTCGTCCGGCGACGATGACCGCGTCACCTTCTCCAAGCACCACCACCGGGATAAGGACAAGGACCGCGACCACTCCTCCTCTCGCCGCCACCGCGACAAGGACCGCCCCTCCTCTCGCCACCACCGCGACGACAGGGACGGtgagcgggagcgggagcgggaCCGAGATCGCGACCGCCACCACAGAGACAAGGAGCGGGATCGAGAGGAGCGGAAGGCGCGGGAGCGGGCGGAGAAGGAGCGCGAGAAGGAggagaagagggagaaggaaagggagagggagagggaggagagggagatggagaaggAGAGAGAGCGGGCGCGTCGTCGCGAGGAGCGGGATAGGGAGAAGGAGAAGTCGAGGAGGCGGGAGGCGGTCGATGAGGAGAACGAAGATCGTGACCGTGACCGcaagcgccgccgccggtcctTGCACCGGCACCACCACCGTGATGTGGAGCCAGAGGAGACACCGCTgtcaagggaggaggaggaggatgcagagGAGGTGGAGAGACGGCGGCAGAAGAAGGAGGAAGACATGGAGGCTGAGCAGCAGCGGCTTGATGACGAGATGGAGCGGCGCCGCCGCCGTGTTAAGGAGTGGCAGGAGAAGAAGCGCCgtgagcagcagcaggaggatgGTGCCAGTGGTGGTGCAGCTGCCATTGAGGCTGATGGTGGAGGCAAGTCTGGGAAGAAGTGGACTTTGGATGGTGAGGAGTCGGATGAGGAGGATGTGAAGAAGTTGGAGGAGAATGCTGGCACTGGTGCCATGGATGTTGACCTACCAAACATGGATAATGGCAGTAACAGTGGGGCTGGTTTGGAAGAGGATGAGATTGATCCCCTCGACGCGTTTATGGACTCTATGGTGTTGCCAGTGGTTGCAAAGCTCGAGAGTGCCACAACAGCGACGGAGAGCGTGCTTGCTGACAATGCAGGTGGTTTGAATGACAAGGGTGTGAAGGATGCCACAAGTAATGAGGATAAGAAAAGACAGATGATGGCAATTGGGAGAATTATGCAAGGGGATGACTCTGACTCAGATTATGATGATGCTAATAATGGCGAGGCTGGATcagatgatgaggatgatgcaGAGTTCATAAAACGTGTCAAGAAGACGAAGGCAGAGAAGTTGGTTATTGTTGACCATTCCAAGATTGATTACCAACCATTCCGGAAGAATTTCTATATTGAGGTGAAAGACATAAAAAATATGCCAGCCGAGGAAGCGGCGGCCTACCGGAAGCTGTTGGAGCTCAAGGTGCACGGGAAAGACGTTCCGAAGCCAATAAAGACATGGATCCAGAGTGGTCTGACAAGTAAGCTACTTGACACTATCAAGAAGCTTGGTTTTGAGAAACCGATGCCTATACAAGCACAGGCGTTGCCAGTCATAATGAGTGGACGTGATTGTATAGGGGTTGCAAAGACTGGATCTGGGAAGACTCTAGCATTTGTCTTGCCCATGCTGAGGCATGTCAAAGATCAGCCGCCTGTTGTGCCTGGGGATGGCCCTATTGGGCTTATTATGGCTCCTACGAGAGAGCTTGTGGTGCAAATATATTCAGACATAAAAAAGTTCTCCAAGGTGCTTGGCATCAACTGTGTTCCTATATACGGAGGTTCTGGGGTTGCCCAGCAGATCAGTGAACTGAAGAGGGGTGCTGAAATTGTTGTTTGTACACCAGGCAGGATGATTGATATCCTTTGCACTAGCAGTGGCAAGATTACTAACCTTCGAAGAGTGACTTTCTTGGTGCTGGATGAAGCTGATAGGATGTTTGATATGGGTTTTGAGCCTCAGATTACTCGAATCGTTCAGAACACCCGTCCGGATAGGCAGACTGTCCTTTTCTCTGCCACTTTTCCACGGCAGGTGGAGATACTGGCACGTAAAGTGCTGACGAAGCCTGTTGAGATTCAGATGGGTGGGAGGAGTGTCGTGAACAAAGATATCACACAACTGGTGGAAGTGCGACCAGAAAGCGAGAGGTTCTTTAGGCTGTTGGAATTGCTTGGGGAGTGGTTTGCAAACGGAAAAATTCTTGTTTTTGTACAGTCGCAAGATAAGTGTGATTCTCTACTGAAAGAGCTGTTCCAGCACGGATACCCATGTTTGTCTCTACATGGTGGAAAGGATCAAAATGACCGTGAATCAACTCTTGCTGATTTCAAGAGTAATGTATGCAGCTTGCTGATTGCTACCAGTGTTGCTGCAAGGGGTTTAGATGTGAAAGATCTTGAGCTTGTTGTCAACTATGATGTTACTAATCATTATGAGGACTATGTTCATCGGGTCGGGCGAACGGGTCGCGCTGGTAGGAAGGGCTGTGCTGTGacttttatttctgaggaagaggAACGCTATGCACCAGACCTTGTTAAGGCTTTGGAGCTATCTGAACAGGCCGTTCCAGAGGACCTGAAAGCCTTAGCGGATCGATTTATGTCAAAGGTCAAGCAGGGAACAGAGCAGGCCCATGGAACAGGCTATGGTGGAAGTGGTTTCAAGTtcaatgaagaagaggaggaagcacGGAAATCTGCAAAAAGGGCTCAGGCAAGGGAATATGGATATGAGGAGGACAAGTCAGATTCAGATTCTGACGATGAAGGAGGTGTGCGTAAACAGGGAGGTGATGTTGCAGCACAAGCTATTGCTGCTGCTCAAGCTGCCGCTGCTTTGGCTGCTGCCAGGGCTACTAGTAATGCCCAGCAGCAAGTACCAGCCACAACGGCTGGCTCCTTGCTTCCTCTGCCGGTCGCACCTAACCAACAAAACAATGAAGCCACACAACGAGCACTTGATGCTGCATACAACTTACAGAAAAATTTGGCAAGGATACAGGCCCATGCAGTTCCAGAACACTATGAAGCGGAGCTTGAGATTAATGATTTCCCACAAAATGCTCGCTGGAAGATCACTCACAAAGAGACATTGGTTCCCATTCAGGAATGGACTGGAGCGGCAATTACTACAAGGGGAACCTTTATTCCTCAAGGCAAAATTGTTGGTGCTAACGAGCGCAAGCTGTACCTGTTTATTGAGGGCCCCAATGAGTCTTCCGTCAAGAAGGCGAAAGCAGAATTGAAGCGTGTCCTTGAGGATTGTGCCAACCAGGCACTGAATCTTCCAGGTTCTGCTCAAACCGGAAAGTATTCTGTTCTTTGA